Within the Dolichospermum compactum NIES-806 genome, the region TTAACCCCGACAAAGCGGAAGCAGCGATAATCCTTGGTATATCTTGGGAATGGATAATCCCCACAAACAGGGGAAATATCACTAATACCCCCAACTTAATAGTTTCCTTAGAACGAGTAATTAAAAACCCCATCGCCGCCAGTAAACTCACAAAAGCAGCTACCATCGGATCATGTGCTAACAAACCCCAGGAAACATTAGTTGTTCCCGCGCCTTTAGTAGCCAGATATCTACCGATAACCAAAGCAATTAAAGCAATGAGTTCCCAGACTGGTTGGGAAGGAAAATAATATTGGGCAGTTGTCACAACGGCAACACCCTTGAGGGCTTCAGAAACCACGCAGATACTTCCCGCCAACTTACCACCATGATAAAAAGCGGCTGCTACACTAATATTTCCTGTACCCACCTTGGCTAATTGCTTACCACTCAAGGCATAAGTAATCCAGGAAATTAGTGGTATTGCTCCTAAGAGTGGACAAACAATTAAAATAATGACGATACTGAAAAAATTAATCATGATTTTCTAATCTAAAAATTAAAATTTGATGACACATATATAGCAGGAGTCAGGAGTCAGGAGTCAGGAGTTAAGAGTCTCTTACCGTATGGCCTTTACTGTAGATTCTGTATCTCTTAACTACACAACCTACTGTAACTCAATATTTGCAAGGACTTTCAAGGTCGAAAATATCAAAATAATCACTCTTAATACCATGAAACCTCAACCACTTGTTAAAATTCAAAATAATTCTTTTTTCTTCTTTCTTCCTCCGAACTCCGAACTCCTGACTCCTCTTAAATATAAGGACACTAGAAAACAATGATAGTCTTACTAGTGTCCCATAATGTTATTTAAGGAATTTAGCCTAGTGCATAAGCGGCAGTAAGCGACCAAATAATCAGACCAGCAATTGATCCTAAAAGTACCACAGTGGAGATTGTAATCAGTTTAGGTGAATCTGCACCTTCAAATTTCATGATTCCGCGATTTAAATCGGACATTGTTTTATAATGCTCCTTTATTACAGGGCTAATCTGTCCGTCTTGATTTTAGTCTTTCTATTGCCAGATGGTGTTAAATTCTTATTACGATTTTTTTTAAGATTAGTAACAAGAGGCAAAACGGGACTTATAGACTCCTTAAAAAAGCATTAATAGGGAGGAAAAGAGGAAGAGACTTCCAATTAAAAAAATATCCCAAAATCTCTTGTGGTGCGGGCATCTTGCCCGCTAATAATAGAAGGACGGGCAAGATGCCCATCCCACAAAATTGGATAGCGTTCGCGGAGCGTCCCGCAGGGAACTAGCGCTGCTGCAAGCAGTTCATCTTTTTGTGGAGTTCTCTAAGTGAAATTGAAATTTCGTGGGGGTTTACGGCGTAAACCCTCATGCGTAGTTTTAATCCCTAATAGGGAGTAAGTGAAATTGCAATTTCGAGTTTTAATGTCTTGGTTATCTGTCTTGGGGTTTCAATCCCTAATAGGGAGTAAGTGAAATTGCAATTTTAAGATTAATATTACTCCCTTTTTGATCGCCAATGTTTCAATCCCTAATAGGGAGTAAGTGAAATTGCAATCCAAATAAACCATTAAAGATACCACCAAACCAGGTTTCAATCCCTAATAGGGAGTAAGTGAAATTGCAATTAGTGAGAATAATTTCAGTTTCAACGTTTTGCATTGTTTCAATCCCTAATAGGGAGTAAGTGAAATTGCAATCGGCAATTAGTTGGATTTGATGCAAGAGGTATTAGTTTCAATCCCTAATAGGGAGTAAGTGAAATTGCAATGTAATTCCTGTGGGATAAGGGTTTCCGGGTTTTCTGTTTCAATCCCTAATAGGGAGTAAGTGAAATTGCAATATGTTTAGATAATGGTGTAACAGGTTTTTAGTGGCGTTTCAATCCCTAATAGGGAGTAAGTGAAATTGCAATGCAACGAACAAATCTTAGCTAATTCCCAAACTCGTGTTTCAATCCCTAATAGGGAGTAAGTGAAATTGCAATCCGCCCAAAAATAGGCAATATGGTATTTGCGCAAGTTTCAATCCCTAATAGGGAGTAAGTGAAATTGCAATTTGCTGGCTTGCTATCGCCCGTTGTCAAAACTTTTTTAGTTTCAATCCCTAATAGGGAGTAAGTGAAATTGCAATATCTCTTCCCATAGACTAGTGAGCCAAGTGACTCAAACTGTTTCAATCCCTAATAGGGAGTAAGTGAAATTGCAATCTCTCGCTGCCATATCTTCTGGTAACTCCCATTCGTTTCAATCCCTAATAGGGAGTAAGTGAAATTGCAATTACAGGAAATTTTATTTTACTTATCCGTTGACATAAGTTTCAATCCCTAATAGGGAGTAAGTGAAATTGCAATCTTTTTTTGCAAGAAATAACCATTTTTCCGCCTCTGTTTCAATCCCTAATAGGGAGTAAGTGAAATTGCAATTTTTTTCTGAAAGTTTGCTGTTTATGAAATCTTGGAAGTTTCAATCCCTAATAGGGAGTAAGTGAAATTGCAATTATTCCCAAGATTGGGAATGGTGATCTACTGGGAGAGTTTCAATCCCTAATAGGGAGTAAGTGAAATTGCAATTTGATGGAGATCCTAATTTTTATCCCCAATTACAAGAAAAGTTTCAATCCCTAATAGGGAGTAAGTGAAATTGCAATTCTTGCAGACAGAATCAGAGAAGGTCAATGCTTTAGTTTCAATCTCTAATAGGGAGTAAGTGAAATTGCAATCTGTATTTATTGCCTCCCGGCAGACAGGATGTGTTTCAATCCCTAATAGGGAGTAAGTGAAATTGCAATTTGATAAAAGTTATGTGCAGTTTGGCTGCATGATCTGTTTCAATCCCTAATAGGGAGTAAGTGAAATTGCAATGCAAGTTCTACTTGACTAATTCTGGATTCAATCAAACTTGTTTCAATCCCTAATAGGGAGTAAGTGAAATTGCAATGTTGAACCAGTAGAAACTGAATCTGTAGAAACTGGTTTCAATCCCTAATAGGGAGTAAGTGAAATTGCAATTAGAGAGTATTTGGCTAGAGAAGCGCAAGCGTCTGTTGTTTCAATCCCTAATAGGGAGTAAGTGAAATTGCAATTGGAGTAGCAAAACGTCCGCCTATTTCACCCTCATAGGCAAGATAAGTTTCAATCCCTAATAGGGAGTAAGTGAAATTGCAATGCTAATCCAATTATGGTTACGGTAGCAGTATCAATGTTTCAATCCCTAATAGGGAGTAAGTGAAATTGCAATATTGCTGCTGAACTAGGAGTCGTTCCATCTGGCAACAGTTTCAATCCCTAATAGGGAGTAAGTGAAATTGCAATATCATTATGTATTTTGTCCGCATCGCACCCAACTGCGAGATGTTTCAATCCCTAATAGGGAGTAAGTGAAATTGCAATAAAATCGAATGACTACTGAAAAATCCACCCAAATAGTTTCAATCCCTAATAGGGAGTAAGTGAAATTGCAATAGTGAAGACATTGCTATTCATACCAAGTCTCAAGTTGTTTCAATCCCTAATAGGGAGTAAGTGAAATTGCAATGAATGATCAATTTTTAGCAGCATTACACGAGTTTGTTTCAATCCCTAATAGGGAGTAAGTGAAATTGCAATTCATATCCGCCCATGTTTGCATCAATGCAGCCTTTGGTTTCAATCCCTAATAGGGAGTAAGTGAAATTGCAATGAATAAAAAAGTTTCAGAGTGAGCTTTAAGTAGCAGTTTCAATCCCTAATAGGGAGTAAGTGAAATTGCAATCATTACGATAGTTAGGTGCTTTGTAATCTACCAAGTTTGTTTCAATCCCTAATAGGGAGTAAGTGAAATTGCAATCTTATGAGCATAACGCTAAGTTGCATCCTGATTCTCATGTAGTTTCAATCCCTAATAGGGAGTAAGTGAAATTGCAATCGCGGGGTGCTGAAAGCCTATATATATGTAGTTTTCAAGGTTCAGTTGCGCGGATGTTCTCATGATAATCCATTTCAAGAAAAGTGTCAAGGAGTAAAATAGCTGAAACTCCTGCTGTGCAAGGTGCGCGGATGGGTGAACTCCATGAACTGCATGAAAAGCTTGTGTAGAAATGATTTCAGGCATTTTTTGAGAAATTGAATTTTTTACACCCACCCCCTCGCGCATTAAGCGAAGAAAATCGTCTGATCACGGGGCTGTTCACCACCGATTCTTTCTATTTTACCAAAACAGCAAGCACAAAGAAAGTAAAAGCGAATGCTGTCGGTTTCAGGTTTTATGAGTTTATTGAGACGCGATCGCAATTTAGCATATTGAGTATCAGTTAACTCACATTCAAAAATACTATACTGCACCCATTGTCCATAGGATTTGAGGATACTATGGATTTTAGTCCGGCGTTTATCCTCAGAAATATCGTAAGAAACAACAACATTCATAAATTCTGTGCCAAGTCATATTTTATTGCTGTAAAGAAATTTTATTTCAATACCAAAGGGGGATATTTATCAATTGTTCCCATTAAATACTTAGCCAGTAATCTTGCTTGCAATTCAAAAGCCTCTCGATAACTACATTTACGCCCCATTACTGGATGTTTAAACTCCGATATTTTTTTCTTTTCGTACAAAGTTAAAAAAGTCTTACGTCCTTCTGGAGTGAGAGAAACAGCACCACTTAACGGTTCAGTTACAAAATCGGCTGGAGTTAATAATTGCTTATTCAAAATAGATAAAACTACCGCATCTACCACCAAAGGACGAAACTCTTCCATTAAATCTAAAGCTAAAGAAGGACGATTATAGCGATCAAAATGTAGATATCCTAAATATGGATCAAAACCGACAATATTCACAGCACTTTGCACATCATGACGCAATAAAGAATACCCAAAACCTAATAACGAATTTACCGGATCTGTAGCTGGACGACGGACACGCTTAGTAAAAGAAAATTTAGAATTACGAATCAGACTATCAAAACAACCAAAATAAGCAGCACTACCAGAACCTTCTAAACCACGCAAAGAATTGATATTTTCAGTTGAATTGATTGCAGCAATTACCTGTTCAATGCGAGCCATATTTTTAGATAAATCAACATCATTAAATTCACGCTGATAACGCATCAAAGTTTGACGATAATTTTTTAATTTTCCCCTCACAAACCCTTGCACCAGATGAATAGATTGGGGAGTTTCTCCTGCTGCTTGCCATTGTGCCTTGCGAATGAAAATATTACCAGTCATTTCTGGTTCTAACCGTCCCAAATAATGACCAATTTTATTGATAAAAGATAGAGGGATATGACGCTGCATCAATTCATCCACAACAGCCGGTGAAATAGTTGCTCGTCCTAAAACAACTACACCCTCAAGATGAATAAACGGAACATCTTGAAGAATTTTCTTTTCATATTTCACATTAATCCGTTCATCAACCTTACCGATAAAAGCATCATCTTGTACGATGTAAAGAGTACCCATAATTAAATCCTCAAAATAGGTGACAGGAGACAGGTGACAGGTAACAGTAAAAAGAGTTTGAGAAAGGTTTTTGCATCAAGTATAAATTTCTCAATTTGCCTCTTGATAACGCCCCACTTTATCAGCAAGTTGTGGCAAACATCGAGAATAAAGACTACAACCATCACAGCGTTTTGTTTTTACAGCTTTTGGCATAGCACCTGTAAACAGTAACGTTTGGATAGCTTCAATAGTCGCAATGGTACTACCTCGTAATTCTGGCGTAATTTCTACTAACTTCCGTTGATGAGTTTGAGCATAATAGATATAGCCAGTATTGATATTTTTTCCCGTCATTTCCTCCAAACACAAAGCTTGAGCGCAAACTTGCAATTCATCATTATCCCATTCTCCCCTGCGTCCTCTTTTGTATTCAATAGGGTAAAATTCGCCATCTTCAAATTCAATTAAATCAGATTTACCAATAAGTTTATATTGATCTGATTTCAAATAAATAGCGCGTATCTGCCAAGTTTCATCACGATTTACTTCCCCAACCGTGTGAACTCGTTCATGTAAACTTGTACCTTCAATTGTGTATTGATTATCAATAAATTCCCCTGCACAATGAATCAACCAGCAACGGTGAGGACAATAGGAATATTGATTTAAAGAAGCGATATTAACGTAATCATCGGAATTGATATTTTCAAGTAGCATAGGATATAAAAAATTGATTAATTTGTAAGTTGGGTTAAGCGATAGCGCAACCCAACAAAAGCGTTGATAATGAATATGATCATGTTGGCTAAAGAAAATCCCGTAAACGTTGATTGATGAAAGCCAACAAAAGCGTTGATAATGAATATGATCATGTTGGGTTTCCTTGCGTCAACCCAACCTACAATTTCCTCCTCACCATGCCCATGCCCATTGTTGTTTTACGTCCGATTCCCGCATATAAAGCAAAATCAGTTAAGGCGTTAATTTGTTTAATTGTTGTTGTTTCTACATTGCCAAGAATGCGATAACTAATTTCACCTAAACAACCAATAAATTTATTATCATAGTTGCTAATAACTTCAGTTTTGATATTAAAAGCACTAGCATAAATTGATTCAAAAGAAATATTGGTTAATTCAATATCGCTATATTTATGCCACCGATTTAGTAGACTATTAAATACAGATTCCCGTGTTGGTAAAACATTATCAAATGCACCTTGACGAAAAGCTACAGGTGTAGAAAAGATGAAATTAAGATTGCGTTCTGTTTCGCTTGCTTGTTGATATAATTGGGAATAACTACAAGCATTAGCCCAAGGTTGTTTAGATTGGGGTGTACCTTGAATGCTAGTAATATATAGGTTAGCTGAACCTAAGTGCCAAGGTTGTTTGGGGTTGATATTTAACCATAAAGGTGTCAGTTGACTAAATAAATTGTCATTTAATAAAGAAATACGCCACCAACAAGAAGTACCAGCAGGAATAGGGTTTTGATGGGCATATTGCAAAGTATAAGATTGGGTTTTATGTTTGTTTTCTACCTGCAATGGTGAGAGAGTAAAGGCTTTATCAGCATTGGATGCGTGTAAGTGATCTCCTAATTTTCTATCAACAGAACTCACTAAGTTAAGAAATAAGGCGTGGTAATGTCTACCTGTGAGGAAATTGGGGTAAATTGGAGATTGGGGGATAATGTTAAGAATGAGACTATGGGGCATAATTAATGATTAAAAGTAGGGTGGGCAATGCCCACTGATGATATTTGAATCAAATTAATTGGTATATTGTGAATTAAGCAATCAATACTTCATCATCTGGAAGTTGTAACTGTTTACATTTCATGGCAATTGTTAAAATACCTGATAAACCTGTTAAAAATTGATATTCTTTCTCTCCATCATTACAAACAATAGTTATAGGATAGGAAATTATTCCTTGTTTACGTAATTGAAAAATAACAGCAGCATTAGTTATTGGACAAATGATTACTCCTGGTAAGAGATATTTTGATAACATTTGTAATGCAGGTGTTGGTCTAATTGCATCTCCAATCTTGCGAACAACTTGACAATTAGGAAAAGCTGTTAATTTATTTATTTCCGTACTAGCAAACTCTCGTTTACTATCAGGGTAACGCATTCTAAAGCTGATGTTATAGATTTCCTTAGCACGACTTTGAATTTCTATAACTTCACTATTTTGTAAAAATTCATAATACCGCAATAAATGAAAAGGATCTAATTGTGTTTCTTCAGATTCATCTAAAATAAATCCATGCGGATCTCGTATAGGAAGAGTGTCAAATAAGCTATAGCGGAAACTAAATAAAGGTGCATAGCTGGCACTAAATATCTCAGCAAATTCTTTTAAATCAGATAGTAAATCATGATTGTTTTTAAACATCTCCTCATATTCTTCTATCGTTGTACGTCCAGTTTCTAAATCATCCCATTCTTCAGGTGATTTTACTTTGATAAATCTTTTAACAAAAGCTTGACCACCTTTAATGTATTTCCAATCTTTTCTGATTTTTTCTAATGGTACTTTAGCTATGTTTTCAGCACCTTGTAAAACTTTCATTCTGTAACGACATTCTTCCCAAGTCCGTTTACTTTCAAAAATTGTTTTTAATGTATCAAACAGTTTGGGAATTAATTCAGCACCAGGTATTTTATCAAGTAATTCTTCCAATTCTAATAAAGGACGTGCTATTTCTAGTGATGCTTCTGAATACCAATAAGCTTTGAGGAAAGGTTTATCTAAACAGGTAAGATTATCTAACATCTCTTTGAGTGCTGCACGTCCACCAGAAGTATCAAGAGAAGTTATATTTTGTTCCCAAGCGTCAGCAGGTAAGTAAGCAATGGCTTCTGAATCAATATTAGTTTCAGATTTACCTAAAACACGGCCTACTCTACCTATTCTCTGCCAAAATGCCGAGCGATCGCGTGCTGAAAAAATCAACCAATCTAAATTTTGTCGTGTGGGTTCAGGAGTTCTTTCAAAATTAAATCCTACATCTACAGTGCTAGTTGCTAAAATGATTTGGCGTTGCATAGCAATATGTCTATCTTTTTTCGGTGCGGGTCCTGTGATACGTCCTATAAAATTATTCAGACCTTGCTTTTCTAACTCCTTTTTAAGATAATTAATATTATCAAGTGAGTCAAGAATTACAGCACCATTTTCATTTGGTTTTTCTTGAAAACGTTTAACAACTTCTGCTGTTAGTTCTGTTATCCATTTTTCTTTATTGTCTGGTTTAGGTCGTAATTCTAAATTAACTGCTGTTTGTGATGGTAAAAGCTCACCATTATTTGCTTCTCCATCAATTCTTGCTATTCTCACACCTGTATTTTGTAAATTTTCTAATGCTAATTCACAAGCTGGTTCAGGTGTTGCTGTCAATAATACTACTTTCCGTCCATGCTGGAAAAATTTAAAAACGTGAGAATAAGCAAGATAAAATAACATCCCTACTAGCTGTTTAGCATCATAAAGATGAAATTCATCAAAGATGACTGTAGAGAATTTAGTGTAGAAACCACTAGCAATATTACCTTTATCTAACCTGTTGTATGCAAAGAAAGTTGCATAGTAAAAAATATCAGGGTTAGTTACTAGCAGAATTGGTGTATTAGCACCAACATCACTAAAAACAGTTGCCGGATTTCGCAAAACATTATATAGTTTTTCTCCTGGACGATTGCCAACTTTATCACTAGGCCAACTTTTAATATCTTTAGCTGAAGCTGATTTAACTACATGAGGTAAATTGGCATCTTTAACAAATTTTTGTGCTGCTTCTGTTTGTTGTTCAATTAAAGCATTAGTGGGAGCGATATAAACAGCACTTTTTGTAGGTTGATGTAATAAAACTGTTAATC harbors:
- the cas2 gene encoding CRISPR-associated endonuclease Cas2; translated protein: MNVVVSYDISEDKRRTKIHSILKSYGQWVQYSIFECELTDTQYAKLRSRLNKLIKPETDSIRFYFLCACCFGKIERIGGEQPRDQTIFFA
- the cas1d gene encoding type I-D CRISPR-associated endonuclease Cas1d — encoded protein: MGTLYIVQDDAFIGKVDERINVKYEKKILQDVPFIHLEGVVVLGRATISPAVVDELMQRHIPLSFINKIGHYLGRLEPEMTGNIFIRKAQWQAAGETPQSIHLVQGFVRGKLKNYRQTLMRYQREFNDVDLSKNMARIEQVIAAINSTENINSLRGLEGSGSAAYFGCFDSLIRNSKFSFTKRVRRPATDPVNSLLGFGYSLLRHDVQSAVNIVGFDPYLGYLHFDRYNRPSLALDLMEEFRPLVVDAVVLSILNKQLLTPADFVTEPLSGAVSLTPEGRKTFLTLYEKKKISEFKHPVMGRKCSYREAFELQARLLAKYLMGTIDKYPPLVLK
- the cas4 gene encoding CRISPR-associated protein Cas4, with product MLLENINSDDYVNIASLNQYSYCPHRCWLIHCAGEFIDNQYTIEGTSLHERVHTVGEVNRDETWQIRAIYLKSDQYKLIGKSDLIEFEDGEFYPIEYKRGRRGEWDNDELQVCAQALCLEEMTGKNINTGYIYYAQTHQRKLVEITPELRGSTIATIEAIQTLLFTGAMPKAVKTKRCDGCSLYSRCLPQLADKVGRYQEAN
- the cas6 gene encoding CRISPR-associated endoribonuclease Cas6 — its product is MPHSLILNIIPQSPIYPNFLTGRHYHALFLNLVSSVDRKLGDHLHASNADKAFTLSPLQVENKHKTQSYTLQYAHQNPIPAGTSCWWRISLLNDNLFSQLTPLWLNINPKQPWHLGSANLYITSIQGTPQSKQPWANACSYSQLYQQASETERNLNFIFSTPVAFRQGAFDNVLPTRESVFNSLLNRWHKYSDIELTNISFESIYASAFNIKTEVISNYDNKFIGCLGEISYRILGNVETTTIKQINALTDFALYAGIGRKTTMGMGMVRRKL
- the cas3 gene encoding type I-D CRISPR-associated helicase Cas3' gives rise to the protein MSNQKLVIRLENRSISACASPDELSFMGGKPLQHQIDVFEKSKDADIILDLAPTGTGKTKAGLTVLLHQPTKSAVYIAPTNALIEQQTEAAQKFVKDANLPHVVKSASAKDIKSWPSDKVGNRPGEKLYNVLRNPATVFSDVGANTPILLVTNPDIFYYATFFAYNRLDKGNIASGFYTKFSTVIFDEFHLYDAKQLVGMLFYLAYSHVFKFFQHGRKVVLLTATPEPACELALENLQNTGVRIARIDGEANNGELLPSQTAVNLELRPKPDNKEKWITELTAEVVKRFQEKPNENGAVILDSLDNINYLKKELEKQGLNNFIGRITGPAPKKDRHIAMQRQIILATSTVDVGFNFERTPEPTRQNLDWLIFSARDRSAFWQRIGRVGRVLGKSETNIDSEAIAYLPADAWEQNITSLDTSGGRAALKEMLDNLTCLDKPFLKAYWYSEASLEIARPLLELEELLDKIPGAELIPKLFDTLKTIFESKRTWEECRYRMKVLQGAENIAKVPLEKIRKDWKYIKGGQAFVKRFIKVKSPEEWDDLETGRTTIEEYEEMFKNNHDLLSDLKEFAEIFSASYAPLFSFRYSLFDTLPIRDPHGFILDESEETQLDPFHLLRYYEFLQNSEVIEIQSRAKEIYNISFRMRYPDSKREFASTEINKLTAFPNCQVVRKIGDAIRPTPALQMLSKYLLPGVIICPITNAAVIFQLRKQGIISYPITIVCNDGEKEYQFLTGLSGILTIAMKCKQLQLPDDEVLIA